The following proteins come from a genomic window of Malus domestica chromosome 02, GDT2T_hap1:
- the LOC103423360 gene encoding F-box protein At5g51370-like, with amino-acid sequence MSPNSPDRKSGSPKRSPPPVLPKRPRPLSLPDQALKHVIMKMQLQNHLNSLSPSTASPSPHYEPDLSSAFNSLTLDPPAPDSTSLLSDELLLRIFSKLPISHYLPNSLVCKRWLYLHGRLVNSVKLFDWGFLDSGRVFARFPNLDDVDIVHACIRSPRNSGILVTRKALTVHIDSLFSPNGLIEESDVLKNSVVDHGLRLIAQSYPNLRRIAVIGASENGLVRIAEECQILQELELHCCGDLVLKGISGCRNLQIVKLIGSVDGFYRAVISDIGLTILAQGCRRLVKLELCGCEGSYDGIKAIGQCCQMLEELTLSDHRMDGGWLAALPFCGNLKTLMLQSCKSIDSSPGPDEHLGSCPTIEELLLRRCQVRDQHAVRSLFMVCEAVRDIVLQDCWGLVDEVFAFASICRRVKLVTLEGCSLLTTGGLESVLLCWKELQRLRVVSCNNVTDSEITPALATLFSVLKELTWRPNSKALLSASLAEAGVGMKGGRFFKRLKP; translated from the exons ATGTCTCCAAATTCACCAGACAGAAAATCCGGAAGCCCAAAAAGATCACCACCGCCAGTTCTGCCCAAGCGGCCGCGCCCACTGAGCCTCCCGGACCAAGCTCTCAAGCATGTTATCATGAAGATGCAGCTCCAGAACCACTTgaactccctctctccctccacCGCCTCGCCGTCTCCCCACTACGAGCCCGACCTCTCCTCCGCCTTCAATTCCCTTACCCTTGACCCTCCTGCACCCGATTCCACCTCCCTCCTCTCCGACGAGCTCCTCCTCCGCATCTTCTCCAAGCTCCCCATTTCCCACTACCTCCCCAACTCCCTCGTCTGCAAGCGGTGGCTGTACCTCCACGGCCGGCTGGTGAATTCCGTGAAGCTTTTCGATTGGGGGTTTTTGGACTCGGGTCGGGTTTTCGCCCGGTTCCCGAATCTGGACGATGTCGATATTGTCCATGCCTGCATTCGGTCCCCAAGGAATTCGGGGATTCTGGTGACCAGGAAGGCTTTGACTGTTCATATCGACTCGCTTTTTAGCCCCAATGGATTAATTGAGGAGAGCGATGTGTTGAAGAACAGTGTTGTGGACCATGGGCTGAGATTGATTGCTCAATCGTACCCGAATTTGCGGCGAATTGCGGTTATCGGCGCCAGTGAAAATGGGTTGGTGAGGATTGCTGAGGAGTGCCAGATATTGCAGGAATTGGAGCTGCATTGTTGTGGGGACTTGGTGTTGAAGGGGATTAGTGGGTGTAGGAACTTGCAGATTGTGAAATTGATTGGTTCTGTTGATGGGTTTTACAGGGCTGTGATTTCAGATATCGGGTTGACGATTTTAGCTCAGGGGTGTAGGAGGTTAGTGAAGCTTGAGCTCTGTGGGTGTGAAGGGAGCTATGATGGGATTAAGGCAATCGGGCAGTGCTGCCAAATGCTTGAGGAATTGACTCTCAGTGATCATAGGATGGATGGTGGGTGGTTGGCTGCTCTGCCCTTTTGTGGGAATTTGAAGACTTTGATGCTTCAGTCTTGCAAGAGCATTGACTCAAGCCCTGGCCCCGATGAGCATTTGGGGTCTTGTCCCACCATCGAGGAGTTGCTTTTGAGGCGGTGTCAGGTGCGGGATCAGCATGCTGTGAGATCTTTGTTCATGGTGTGTGAGGCTGTTAGGGATATTGTTTTGCAGGATTGTTGGGGATTGGTGGATGAAGTATTTGCATTCGCTAGCATTTGTAG GAGGGTGAAGCTGGTTACTCTAGAAGGATGCTCACTGCTGACAACAGGAGGTCTGGAGTCGGTACTCCTTTGCTGGAAAGAGCTTCAAAGGCTTCGAGTAGTATCATGTAACAATGTAACGGACAGTGAAATTACTCCTGCCTTGGCAACCTTATTTTCTGTTCTTAAAGAGTTGACATGGCGACCGAATTCCAAAGCTCTCTTATCAGCAAGTCTTGCCGAGGCTGGAGTGGGAATGAAAGGTGGTAGGTTTTTCAAGAGATTAAAGCCTTGA